The DNA sequence CAGACGTCCAGAATGGCCCAGATGCTGAAGGAAAAGCAGATAAAAACAGAAAGAGAGACAATGATCCATTGTGTCATTGTCAGTGCTGAAAAGTCCGCAAGCATGGAGGGTCTCCTTTGAAGGCTGGGATTAATCCTGTTGTGCGTGTCGTTCAAGGAATATTGACACGATGATGCAGCCGGCACCGACAGTCAAGGCACTGTCTGCGATATTGAAGGCGGGCCAATGTGCGGTACCGATATAAAAATCAAGAAAATCAATGACGGATCCGAGCCAGAGTCGATCAATGGCGTTGCCAATGGCTCCGCCGGCAATCATACCAAGACCGGATATCATCCAGGTGTCTGTTCTTTTGGTGGATTTGAGCATGAAACCGATGGCAAAAACGGCAACGACCGATATTGCGATGAACATCGGTCGTTGCCAATCTATGGTTTCGTCGTCCAAAAAACCCCAGGCCGCGCCCTTGTTCAGCACGTGAACAAGGTTGAAAAAACCCGGTATAACCTTGAAGCCGGTCCACGGTTCAATGGTGTTGAGCACCCACAATTTGGTGATCTGGTCAAGCACGACTGTCGTCGTGGCCCATATGGCCGCCAAGGTATACCTGTTCATAGTCTTTTTTTACGCGAGTTTTTTCAGGACATCGGTGCAGCGGGGACACACGTCGGGATATGCTGCATCGGTTCCCAGATCTTCACTGATACGCCAGCACCGTTCGCATTTGGTGCCTACGGCGGCTTCGACCGTTACGGCAAGGCCTTCCATCTCTTCACTTTGATACGCGTCGGCGGGGATAGTGTCATTGGCCGCAAGTATCAATTTTGAAACAATAAAGAATTCTCGGGGATCAATGTCTTTGGAATCCACCAAATTTCGAATATCCTCATTGGCATAGACCGTGACCT is a window from the Pseudodesulfovibrio sp. JC047 genome containing:
- the lspA gene encoding signal peptidase II codes for the protein MNRYTLAAIWATTTVVLDQITKLWVLNTIEPWTGFKVIPGFFNLVHVLNKGAAWGFLDDETIDWQRPMFIAISVVAVFAIGFMLKSTKRTDTWMISGLGMIAGGAIGNAIDRLWLGSVIDFLDFYIGTAHWPAFNIADSALTVGAGCIIVSIFLERHAQQD